The Shewanella pealeana ATCC 700345 genome contains the following window.
GGCTGTGAAGCCAAGTGTTCGGATGTTGGTGAGCTGCTAGTTAAGAGCCCAGGCCTAATGCAAGGTTATTACAAGCAAGAGGAAGAGACAGCTAAGAGCTTCGATGACGATGGCTTCTTCCACACTGGTGATCTCTGCTCTATCGATGATGAGGGCAACGTCAGCATTACTGGCCGTGTTAAGGATAACTTCAAGACTTCGAAAGGTAAGTATGTTGCTCCAGTACCGATTGAGCGCAAATTGGCACAAGATCCTCACATAGAGATGATCTGTGTTATCGGCTCAGGCCTGCCACACCCAATTGCCTTAGTGCAATTGTCTGAAGGCGCTACACTGCAACCTAGGGAAGAAGTAAGGCTATCGCTGAAAAACACCATAGATGCGGTAAACCCACACCTAGAGTCACATGAAACAGTCGATGCTATCGTTATTGTGAATGAAGCTTGGGATGTTGAAAATGACGTACTCACTCCAACCCTTAAGATTAAACGCCATGTGCTTGAGAAGAAGTTTAGTGAGAAGGTCGACGGCATTCGTGGCGGAAAAGTTTGCTGGGAAGATGAAATCTAAGCTAGAGTTATTTTAATCGCCATGCATACGGCACTCTTCAGGGGTGCCGTTTTTATTTGCTGGATAAAAAACCATCAATTAACTAAATTTAATGACTAAGAAGCAGTTTTCTATTGCGCAATTTTTGAAAGAAACTATTCTTGCCATCCTTTCAGAAACATCCAATTTATAGAGTTAATCATGTTTATTTTATTGTCGATACTCGGCGGCTTTTTAATTCTGACCATAGGCGCAGAAGCCTTAGTTAGAGGTGCAAGCCAAATCGCACTTAGATTGGGGCTTACGCCTCTTATCATCGGCCTAACAATCGTTGCCTTTGGTACCAGTGCTCCTGAACTTGCGGTTAGCGTAAAATCAGCAATTGCAGGCAATAGCGGCATCGCCTTAGGTAACGTGATTGGCTCAAACATCGCCAACATCGGCCTGATTTTAGGTATCACAGCGCTTATTCGCCCGATTAAGATCGAGTCACAAATGGTACGCCGTGATATTCCAATCATGATTGGTGCATCGCTACTGTTCTGGAGCCTGCTACTTGATGGCGGCTTAAGCTTCTGGGATGGCGCAATTCTATTTGCACTACTTGTGGCTTACTTAACCTTTAGCTATTTCACTGCCGAAAAGCAGACTGACGATGATGTAGAAGATACCAAGCAAAACCCTATGCTATCTGTGCTATTTATCGTTATCGGTATCAGCATGCTAGTGGGCGGCGGGATCTTATTCGTTGATGGCGCAGTGGCTATGGCGAAATCATTCGGCATTAGCGAAGTGATTATCGGCCTAACTATCGTGGCTATCGGTACCAGCATGCCAGAACTTGTTACCTCGGTTGTGGCAGCGCTTAAAGGTCAGAGCGATATCGCGATTGGTAACGTGGTTGGCTCAAACCTGTTCAATATTCTAGGTATTTTGGGCGTTACCGCACTTATCCACCCGATTGTTGGCAGCGAAATTAGTACGCTAGACTGGATTTCAATGATTGCCTTTGCAATGATCTTACTGCCGTTTGCCTACACGGGTTTACGCATCGGTCGCCGTGAAGCAGCTCTGTTAGTACTAGGTTACCTAGTGTACATTGGCTACCTGGTTGCTCAAGTTTAATCCTGAAGTAACTCGATAGAAAAGGCCTAAATTGCAGTCGCAGTTTAGGCCTTTTTTGTGGCAGTCTATCCCGAGTCTGCTGACATGCTTCACGACTGTCGCCACCCAGCCCACATTAATTAGCTGCTTGACTCCCAAACCAATAAACGCCAAATTTGCGTAAACCGATAACTCTGATAATATATGTATAAATTTACAGTGTTTGAGTGCTAACAGTTTGCAAAGACTCGATCTTGTTCCTATCACAGATCTCAAAGGCGTCGCGAAGAAGATGGCCGAGAGACTAGCTAAGTTGAGCATAACAACAGTGCAAGATCTGTTGTTTCATCTGCCGCTGCGCTACGAGGATCGCACTCAAGTCTATCCTATTGCCTCGCTTTATCCCGGCAGTTACGGCACCATCGAAGCCATTATTCAGTCGAGCCAAATTATTCAAGGCCGCAAGCGCATGCTCACCTGCACCGTGCGCGATGATACTGGCAGCTTAACCCTAAGGTTTTTTAACTTCTCTGTTGCCCAGCGTAACGGCTTAGAGATAGGCATGACTATTAGAGCCTACGGTGAAATACGCCGCAGTAATCACGGCGTTGAAATTATTCATCCAGAATACAAGCTCATCTCACCGGGTGAAGACCTACAGCTAAGCGATACGCTGACCCCTGTCTACCCAACCACCGAGGGCTTAAAGCAAGCCAGTTGGATTAAGCTCACCGAGCAAGCACTCGCTATGCTAGACAATGGTGGCTTACAGGAACTGCTGCCCACTAACCTGCAGCCAAATAATTTAGATTTAAAACAAGCGCTACAGATCTTACATAGGCCCAATAATCAGGTTTCACTTTTCGAGCTGGAGCAAGGTACGCATCCGGCGCAGCAACGTCTTATCCAAGAAGAGTTACTGGCTCACAATCTGAGCATGTTACGACTGCGCCAGCGCAGCAACCGTGATAGCGCGGTCAGTATGAATGCCACGGGTCAGCTACTGAATCCATTTTTAGCCTCTTTGCCCTTTAAGCCTACGGGCGCACAGCAGCGAGTTGTCGCCGACATCACCCAAGACTTGGCCAAGCACGAGCCAATGATGCGATTGGTACAAGGCGATGTGGGCTCAGGTAAAACCTTGGTCGCCGCCTTAGCTGCACTGCAGGCAATAGAGAGCGGCTATCAAGTAGCAATGATGGCACCAACAGAATTACTAGCCGAGCAACACGCAATCAATTTCAAGAGCTGGTTTGAGCCTTTAGGGCTAAAAGTCGGCTGGCTTGCAGGAAAACTCAAAGGCAAGGCCAGAGCCCAGTCATTAGCCGATATAGAATCTGGCGATGCCCATATTGTGATTGGCACCCATGCTATTTTCCAAGAGCAGGTACAGTTTAATAAATTAGCGCTGATTATCATCGATGAGCAACATAGATTTGGCGTACACCAACGCTTAGGTCTGCGTGAAAAAGGCATTAGTCAGGGCTTTCATCCACACCAGTTGATTATGACGGCAACCCCGATCCCGCGTACTTTGGCGATGACCGCCTATGCCGATCTCGACACCTCTATTATCGATGAGTTGCCGCCAGGAAGAACCCCGGTAACCACAGTGGCTATTTCCGAACAACGCCGCGAAGAGGTCCTCGAGCGTGTCCGTCAGGCAGCAATTAACGACAAACGCCAAGCCTATTGGGTTTGCACCTTAATTGAAGAGTCTGAAGCCCTCGAATGTCAGGCTGCTGAAGATACGGCAGAAGAACTTAAACGTGCTCTGCCCGAGTTAAAAGTTGGCCTAGTGCATGGCCGTATGAAGCCCGCTGAGAAGCAGCAGATCATGGCAGATTTCAAAGCCGGAGAACTCAACCTGCTGGTTGCTACGACCGTGATTGAGGTTGGAGTCGATGTGCCCAATGCCAGCTTGATGATCATTGAAAACCCTGAACGTTTGGGCCTAGCCCAGCTGCACCAACTTAGAGGTCGTGTGGGTCGTGGCGCGGTAGCCAGTCACTGCGTGCTGTTATACAAGGCACCATTATCGGCAACGGCAACCAAGCGGATTGGGGTACTGAGACAAAGTAATGATGGCTTTGTTATTGCCCAGCAAGATCTGGAGATCCGTGGCCCTGGCGAAGTACTAGGCACCAAGCAAACCGGTATTGCCGACATGAAAATTGCCGACTTGATGCGCGATCAGGCGCTCATTCCCCATATACAGAAACTGGCAGCTCACGTTATGCAGCAAGCACCAAATAGTGTCGATGCCATTATTGAGCGCTGGTTAGGCGATAGAGAGCAGTTTGTACAAGCGTAAAGTGCTAATTTGAGCCGTTTTCCAAATTAAATATCCTTCATAGAGGCTTAGCCTATAGACAATCCGTTGGAATATTGCAAAATGGATTAAAGCTATACTTTATTATTCGTTGTATCACTACGCTGTCGCAGAGGAGTTAAAATGCAACTCAGTCAAGAAGATAGAATTTCCCCACAGGAAAAAAGTTCTGGCACCAACGGTCTGGCAATTCTGGCTATAGTTGCCGTTGTAGCGCTATCTGCTGGCGGCTACTACTACCTCAGTGGTAACGAAAAAATCGAAGAGCCACAAATCATTGCACCAGTGGTGATCCCCGATCCAGTTCCGGAACAGCCACTTGAAACTGAAGCCGTGCCAGAGCCCGAAATCGTCGAAGCCGTGCCTGTTCAGCTACCTGAAGTGGAGCCAGTCCCCGAAGTTGAGCCACTACCCGCGCTAGCCGATAGCGACACCTATGTGCAGCAAAAAGTGATCGAAGTTGCCGATGGTATGGCGATTGAACCTCTGTTGATTGAAGATAATGTAGTACGTCAATTTGTGGTGTTCGTTGATAACTTAGCGCAAGGTGAGTTGGCGCGCAAAACGGCTCCTTTAAAGGCGCCTAGCAATAGCTTCACCGTATCGGAAATTGCCAATAAGACCTATATCAACCCAGACAGTTACCACAGATATGACCTGTACGCCGACTTCCTAGCAAGCTTAAATGACCAAGAGCTCGCTAAGACCTACAAAGAGATGACGCCGCTACTCGGTGAAGCCTTTGCAGAGCTAGGCTACAGCGATATTTCGTTTGATGATCGCATGCAGCAAGCCATCGAAGTCATGTTAGATGCGCCGATTATCGAGCAGCCAATTGAGCTAGACGGTGTCAGCGTTAACTATCAGTTTGTCGACCCTAAACTAGAAGCACTGCCTAATGCGCAGAAGCTGATGATCCGCATGGGTCCTGAAAACTCACGTAAGGTAAAGTCGGCACTACGCCGCCTACAAAAACATCTTAACTAAGCCTGCAGGCAAATTATCCGCTTTTAAGAGCCCTGAATTAACAGGGCTCACATCTTGACCTAACATTTGCCACGCTAGCCTCACCTTTTGGCGACACTTGTATCGTAAAAGACGTATTGTACTCATGATTTATGTTGTAGAATGAGCTGTCAAAATGACGTTATATTTGAGCGACTCAGCGCTAGCGGTTTAATTCGCTCAAACATATCTTTCTACTAGTCAGGGCAATACGAAAGGATATTCGTATCTGGGGCGATGCATTTGAAGTTCAGCATTCTTTCATGGGGCGCATGGTCGCCACATTACCAACAAGCCAATGAATGGTTAAATTGGCCTACCACAGCCTTAGACCAAGGTGCAGAACCATCAGCAGTGCCTAAATTGGCTCATGTGCCAGCTATGCAGCGCAGAAGACTCAGTAAGCTCACCAAAATCATACTCGAGGCGATTAACCAGTGCGCGCCAGCGGAACAATGCCGTAGTATTTTTGCCTCGCAACACGGTGAGA
Protein-coding sequences here:
- a CDS encoding calcium/sodium antiporter; the protein is MFILLSILGGFLILTIGAEALVRGASQIALRLGLTPLIIGLTIVAFGTSAPELAVSVKSAIAGNSGIALGNVIGSNIANIGLILGITALIRPIKIESQMVRRDIPIMIGASLLFWSLLLDGGLSFWDGAILFALLVAYLTFSYFTAEKQTDDDVEDTKQNPMLSVLFIVIGISMLVGGGILFVDGAVAMAKSFGISEVIIGLTIVAIGTSMPELVTSVVAALKGQSDIAIGNVVGSNLFNILGILGVTALIHPIVGSEISTLDWISMIAFAMILLPFAYTGLRIGRREAALLVLGYLVYIGYLVAQV
- the recG gene encoding ATP-dependent DNA helicase RecG, which gives rise to MQRLDLVPITDLKGVAKKMAERLAKLSITTVQDLLFHLPLRYEDRTQVYPIASLYPGSYGTIEAIIQSSQIIQGRKRMLTCTVRDDTGSLTLRFFNFSVAQRNGLEIGMTIRAYGEIRRSNHGVEIIHPEYKLISPGEDLQLSDTLTPVYPTTEGLKQASWIKLTEQALAMLDNGGLQELLPTNLQPNNLDLKQALQILHRPNNQVSLFELEQGTHPAQQRLIQEELLAHNLSMLRLRQRSNRDSAVSMNATGQLLNPFLASLPFKPTGAQQRVVADITQDLAKHEPMMRLVQGDVGSGKTLVAALAALQAIESGYQVAMMAPTELLAEQHAINFKSWFEPLGLKVGWLAGKLKGKARAQSLADIESGDAHIVIGTHAIFQEQVQFNKLALIIIDEQHRFGVHQRLGLREKGISQGFHPHQLIMTATPIPRTLAMTAYADLDTSIIDELPPGRTPVTTVAISEQRREEVLERVRQAAINDKRQAYWVCTLIEESEALECQAAEDTAEELKRALPELKVGLVHGRMKPAEKQQIMADFKAGELNLLVATTVIEVGVDVPNASLMIIENPERLGLAQLHQLRGRVGRGAVASHCVLLYKAPLSATATKRIGVLRQSNDGFVIAQQDLEIRGPGEVLGTKQTGIADMKIADLMRDQALIPHIQKLAAHVMQQAPNSVDAIIERWLGDREQFVQA
- a CDS encoding DUF3014 domain-containing protein → MQLSQEDRISPQEKSSGTNGLAILAIVAVVALSAGGYYYLSGNEKIEEPQIIAPVVIPDPVPEQPLETEAVPEPEIVEAVPVQLPEVEPVPEVEPLPALADSDTYVQQKVIEVADGMAIEPLLIEDNVVRQFVVFVDNLAQGELARKTAPLKAPSNSFTVSEIANKTYINPDSYHRYDLYADFLASLNDQELAKTYKEMTPLLGEAFAELGYSDISFDDRMQQAIEVMLDAPIIEQPIELDGVSVNYQFVDPKLEALPNAQKLMIRMGPENSRKVKSALRRLQKHLN